In Paludibaculum fermentans, the genomic stretch CGCCGAGGCCTGGACCCTCGCCAAACGCGCGCTGCTCATCCTGGAGCCCGGCACCAAACCCGGCTTCGAAATCGTCAAAGCCGCGCGTACCCAGCTCCTCGCCGCCGGAGCCCATATCCAGGGACCCTGCCCCCATCCCGAAGCCTGCCCGGTGCCGGCCGGCGACTGGTGTCACTTCGCCGTCCGCGTCGAACGCACCCGCGAACACCGCATCGCCAAGGGCGGCTCCCTCAACTACGAGGACGAGAAATTCTCATACATTCTCGTATTGAAAGATCCGGTGAAGCCGGCCGAAGCCCGGGTCGTCCGCCATCCCGACACCCATCCGCACCTCATTGAGCTTTCGCTCTGCACTCAATCCACCGGACTCCAGCAGGCGCGCATCAAAAAGCGGGACAAGCTCAACTGGAAACAGGCCCGCAAGGCGGACTGGGGCGATCCCTGGGAGACTTTAAGCAATGCCTGACTTGAGTGCGGAACTCGCCCGGCTGCGCGTCGACTACGCCGGCCAGGATCTCGACGAGCGCACCGTCCATCCCGATCCGTTCCAGCAGTTCCGCACCTGGCTGGACCAGGCGCTGGCCAGCAACCTCAAGGAACCCAACGCCATGGCCCTGGCTACCGCCACCCGCGAAGGCGTGCCCAGTTGCCGCATGGTGCTGCTGAAGGGCTTCGACCCGCGCGGCTTCGTCTTCTTTACCAACTACAGCAGTAGCAAAGGGCTCGAGTTGGAGCAGAATCCCCGCGCCGCCCTGACGTTCTACTGGGCCGAACTCGAGCGCCAGGTCAGAGTCACGGGCCCGGTCGAGCGCGTCAGCGCCCGGGAGTCCGACGACTACTTCGCCGTGCGCCCTCCGCTGGCCCGCCTCGGGGCCGCAGCCTCGCCGCAAAGCCAGGTCATCCCTGGCCGAGCCTGGCTGAAGCAGCGCGTCGAGTCCCTACAAGCGCTTCATTCGGATGGAGATATCCCCAGGCCGGACGACTGGGGCGGATACCGCGTCTGCCCCGCCTCCTTCGAGTTTTGGCAGGGCCGGCGCAACCGGCTTCACGACCGCATCCTGTACACCGGCGAAGCCACCGCCTGGAGCATCGTCCGGCTTTCGCCATAGCTTCATGCGCCCCTCGCTGTAACCGGAAAATTATAATTTCTTCATTGACGATCCGGTCTAACAAACGGTACTCTGTAAGTCCTACGTTCCAACACTGTTGGGACGCTTCGGCCTTTGGCCACGTACGGAGGAAAATGCCCAAATTCCATTTCAAGCACTGGTTGCCCGCTATTTGCGTGGCCGTGTGCGTCCTGGCGCCGCCGGGTGCGTCGCTGCAGGCCGCGGTCCTTGCCGAACCCCCTGCGCCCAAGGCATTGAAAAACCTGTTGGTTGAGTCCATGTTGTCCAAGCCCGAGTTTGAGCCGGTGATGGTCCTGATGGCGGACGAGTTCTCCCTGGAATCGGCCGCTCCCCTGCCCATCTGCGGGCGTTGCGACCTCAATGCCCCCGCCCAGCCGGCCGAGTTGGGGATCTTTCCCCTCGTGACCGACGTGCCGGAGCCGGCCTCGCTCGCCTTGGTGGGACTGAGCCTGACCATCGTTTTCGGGCTGCGGCGCAGGAAATAACGATCTCTCGGCGCTGCCGCCCGGCGCGGCCGAGCCACGAGAGGGCCTCCCGATAGTCGAAGGGAGGCTCTGCCAACACCTCCGTCCATCTCTTCCAAATACAATCAGATACGGACATGAGCCAGGCTAGCCCCGCGCGCCGGCCAGCGCCTTGCGTTGGACAGGCTCGATTTCCCTGCACACCTGTGGCGGCTTTGGCGTCTATCCCTTGTGTGAGGGTGTTCTCCCTATTGATGTTGTCGTGCGTCCTGGCTTCGGGACGCGACCTGCAGGAAGTGCTGAAGTCCGTCGAGCAGCGCTACAACCGCGCCGCCACGCTCGAAGTCCGCTTCGAACAGCGCTACCTGACCCAGGGCCGCGCCACGCGTGTCGAGACCGGCGACCTCTCGCTGCGCAAACCCGGCCGCATGAGGTGGCAGTACGCCAACCCCGCCGGGAAGCTCTTCATCAGCGACGGCAAGTGGCTGTGGTTTTACTCCCCTGTCGAGAACCGCGCCGAGCGCAGCCAACTCAAGAACGCAGACGACTTCCGCGCCCCGCTCGCTTTCCTGCTGGGCAAACTCGACTTCCGCCGCGACTTCGGCCAGTTCGAGTTCAAGGAAGCCGCCGGAGACACCAACATCGTCGCCCACGCGAAGACAGACCGGCTGCCCTACACCCAGGTGGAATTCACCGTTACGCCCCAGAATGTCATCCGCCGCCTGGTCGTCACCGGAGTCGACTCCAGCGTCATGGAGTTCCAGTTCACAGCTGAGCGCCTGAACCCCGCCCTCAGCGATACCCTGTTCCGCTATACCCCGCCCAAGGGCGTGGAGATTGTCGAGGCGAACCAGTAACCATGCCCGAGTTTGCCCTCAAATACGCCGACGCGCGCGGCGAGATCAAGCAGCAGGTGATGGAAGCCGGCAGCGAGCAGGAGATCCGCGACAAACTGGCGCAGCAGGGCTACCTCGTCTACTCCGTCAAGCCGCGCTCCGCCCTGGGTGGCCTCTCGGCCGGACTGAGGGGCCGCTCCAAGAAACTCGACGTCGAGAAGTTCCTCATCTTCAACCAGCAGTTCGTCACGCTGTTCCGCGCCGGCCTGCCCATCCTCAAGTGCCTGGATCTGCTGGGCGACCGCCTGACCGACCCCAAGCTGAGCCCCATCGTGCGCGACATCCGCGACGACGTGAAAAAGGGCTCCATGCTCTCCGACGCCTTCAAGCGCCAGGAGGTCTTTCCCGCCATCTACACCACGTCCATCATGGCGGGCGAGAAATCCGGCGCGCTGGGCGAAGTCCTCGAGCGCTATGTGAACTACCAGCGGCTGGCGCTGGCCGTGCGCAAGAAGATCATCCTTTCGCTGCTCTACCCCTCCATCCTGATCACGCTGGTCATCCTGCTGGTGATCTTCCTCATCACCTTCGTCGTGCCGCGCTTCGCTTCGCTCTACGCCACGACGAATGCCCAACTGCCGGGCCCCACCCGCTTCCTGATGGCCGTGGGTTCGGCCGCCGAAAACTATATCGTGGTGGCCGCCATTGGCGTGGTCGGGGCGATCGTCGGCCTGCGCTTCTACTTGCGCACGGAACAGGGCAAGGCTGCGTCCGACAAGGTCAAGATGCGAACGCCCATCCTGGGTGAAATCTGGAGCAAATACCAGGTAGCGCAGCTCGCCCGGCTGCTTTCCACCCTGCTCACCGGCGGCATCCCGCTCGTCCAGGGCATGGAAACCGCGGCCCAGTCCGTCGGCAGCCCGCTGCTCAGGCGTGCCCTCGCCAAAGCGCAGAAAATGGTCAAGGAAGGCCAGCCGCTCTCGGGCGCCCTGGCGTCCACCGGCATCGTGCCCCCGCTGGCCATCGACATGATCGAGGTGGGCGAATCCACCGGCGCCCTGCCCGCCATGCTCAACAGCGTGGCCGAGTTCTACGAGGATGACGTCAACACCCGTATGCAGGCGTCGTTGTCCCTGATCGAGCCGGCCATCATGATCTTCATGGGCTGCTTTGTGGCCTTCGTACTGGTCTCTCTCTACCTGCCCAT encodes the following:
- a CDS encoding small ribosomal subunit Rsm22 family protein, translated to MLTASIPQALREAIQLEASDFKGSDLASAAQALSIAYRAGLPARLDSAVARAAYIVTRLPATSGALSASLRELPFQPESWLDLGAGPGTAAWLAECPITLVEQNPGWQNFVEARWIEADLRRLPASLEPHDLVTICYALNELSERDRQRLIAEAWTLAKRALLILEPGTKPGFEIVKAARTQLLAAGAHIQGPCPHPEACPVPAGDWCHFAVRVERTREHRIAKGGSLNYEDEKFSYILVLKDPVKPAEARVVRHPDTHPHLIELSLCTQSTGLQQARIKKRDKLNWKQARKADWGDPWETLSNA
- the pdxH gene encoding pyridoxamine 5'-phosphate oxidase translates to MPDLSAELARLRVDYAGQDLDERTVHPDPFQQFRTWLDQALASNLKEPNAMALATATREGVPSCRMVLLKGFDPRGFVFFTNYSSSKGLELEQNPRAALTFYWAELERQVRVTGPVERVSARESDDYFAVRPPLARLGAAASPQSQVIPGRAWLKQRVESLQALHSDGDIPRPDDWGGYRVCPASFEFWQGRRNRLHDRILYTGEATAWSIVRLSP
- a CDS encoding PEP-CTERM sorting domain-containing protein; this translates as MPKFHFKHWLPAICVAVCVLAPPGASLQAAVLAEPPAPKALKNLLVESMLSKPEFEPVMVLMADEFSLESAAPLPICGRCDLNAPAQPAELGIFPLVTDVPEPASLALVGLSLTIVFGLRRRK
- the lolA gene encoding outer membrane lipoprotein chaperone LolA — translated: MLSCVLASGRDLQEVLKSVEQRYNRAATLEVRFEQRYLTQGRATRVETGDLSLRKPGRMRWQYANPAGKLFISDGKWLWFYSPVENRAERSQLKNADDFRAPLAFLLGKLDFRRDFGQFEFKEAAGDTNIVAHAKTDRLPYTQVEFTVTPQNVIRRLVVTGVDSSVMEFQFTAERLNPALSDTLFRYTPPKGVEIVEANQ
- a CDS encoding type II secretion system F family protein; the encoded protein is MPEFALKYADARGEIKQQVMEAGSEQEIRDKLAQQGYLVYSVKPRSALGGLSAGLRGRSKKLDVEKFLIFNQQFVTLFRAGLPILKCLDLLGDRLTDPKLSPIVRDIRDDVKKGSMLSDAFKRQEVFPAIYTTSIMAGEKSGALGEVLERYVNYQRLALAVRKKIILSLLYPSILITLVILLVIFLITFVVPRFASLYATTNAQLPGPTRFLMAVGSAAENYIVVAAIGVVGAIVGLRFYLRTEQGKAASDKVKMRTPILGEIWSKYQVAQLARLLSTLLTGGIPLVQGMETAAQSVGSPLLRRALAKAQKMVKEGQPLSGALASTGIVPPLAIDMIEVGESTGALPAMLNSVAEFYEDDVNTRMQASLSLIEPAIMIFMGCFVAFVLVSLYLPIFSLADSFG